From the Paenibacillus sp. FSL H8-0548 genome, one window contains:
- a CDS encoding extracellular solute-binding protein codes for MKKLMTTTLSALLSVTVLMTGCTQGKNTTDTDKRSTNAPAGEKGTDPTSEPKKDITVSVYDRGSVPAAEGTTEDNRWTKWLNESGPSNVKFVPIPRWESAQKLNVLFASGSAPDLIFEYNPVIMDTFYTQKQLMPLDDLIEKHSTVYKNLLEQYPALRKVGTKSDGKLYSVARLASVQPIHGLLIRKDWLDKLGLEVPTTVEELLTVAKAFTEQDPDGNNADDTYGISLSFKSQDVIQSFFNAYGINPAIPLVVENGELVISWENQKLAVDYMKQIFEMGAADKDFLNDANGAKAKQDFLNGKLGIYPNQVGTYFDFAVNSLSVLKKNDPAAEVIPIAYPASSKGSYNPAFTNPVQVTAYVNANAKNPDAVMKYIDFASEVSTGRKLGYGDDGTHHVIGENGCPVVTDADKFKNEVAYNGDLQMLVSGLLDVECGDPELKFNVNDPIQKEGLEMHRMAKEAYLDVNKPYPGITHPEHYPMLPEDLSLIMTGAIEAIQPIWYKSVLGGSSYTTDQAMQDAIMAWEKSGGKKVEDWYQDWYINSKDTAFLAKDIYDMIETK; via the coding sequence ATGAAGAAATTAATGACAACCACATTGAGTGCATTATTGTCGGTGACCGTCTTGATGACGGGCTGCACGCAAGGCAAGAACACTACAGATACAGATAAACGTTCGACAAATGCACCGGCGGGAGAGAAAGGAACGGACCCGACATCCGAACCGAAAAAAGATATTACCGTCTCGGTCTATGACAGAGGCAGCGTGCCGGCGGCGGAAGGGACGACAGAGGACAATCGTTGGACAAAGTGGCTGAACGAGAGTGGGCCGTCGAATGTGAAGTTCGTTCCTATACCAAGATGGGAGTCGGCGCAAAAGCTTAATGTCCTGTTCGCCTCGGGCAGTGCTCCTGATCTGATATTCGAATACAACCCGGTTATTATGGATACGTTCTATACGCAGAAACAGCTTATGCCATTGGATGACCTCATTGAAAAACATAGTACCGTTTACAAGAATTTATTGGAGCAATATCCGGCTTTGAGGAAAGTAGGCACGAAGTCGGATGGCAAGCTTTATTCGGTGGCACGTCTGGCATCTGTTCAACCGATTCATGGTTTGTTAATCAGGAAAGACTGGTTGGATAAGCTGGGCTTGGAGGTGCCGACAACAGTCGAGGAGCTGCTGACAGTCGCGAAGGCGTTCACTGAGCAGGATCCGGATGGCAATAACGCGGATGACACCTATGGGATTAGCCTGAGTTTCAAATCGCAGGATGTTATTCAATCCTTTTTTAATGCATATGGCATTAATCCGGCGATTCCTCTTGTTGTAGAGAATGGAGAGCTCGTTATCTCCTGGGAAAATCAGAAGCTGGCTGTCGATTATATGAAACAAATATTCGAGATGGGTGCAGCGGATAAGGATTTCCTGAATGACGCCAACGGAGCAAAGGCAAAGCAAGATTTCCTGAATGGAAAGCTGGGCATCTATCCGAATCAGGTAGGAACCTACTTTGACTTTGCCGTCAATTCCCTTAGCGTGCTGAAGAAGAATGACCCGGCAGCGGAAGTCATTCCGATTGCATATCCAGCAAGCTCGAAGGGGTCTTATAACCCGGCATTCACCAATCCGGTCCAAGTAACCGCATATGTTAACGCTAACGCTAAGAACCCCGATGCTGTTATGAAATATATTGACTTTGCGTCTGAAGTCTCGACCGGCCGCAAGCTGGGCTATGGGGATGACGGAACGCATCATGTCATTGGCGAGAACGGCTGTCCTGTCGTAACAGACGCTGACAAGTTTAAGAATGAGGTTGCTTATAATGGAGATCTGCAAATGCTCGTTTCCGGACTTCTGGATGTAGAATGCGGCGATCCGGAATTGAAATTCAATGTGAATGATCCGATTCAGAAGGAAGGATTGGAGATGCACAGAATGGCCAAGGAAGCTTACCTTGATGTGAACAAGCCTTATCCGGGAATCACGCATCCGGAGCATTATCCGATGCTGCCGGAAGATCTCAGCCTGATTATGACAGGCGCTATTGAAGCTATTCAACCGATCTGGTACAAGTCCGTTTTGGGAGGCAGCAGCTATACTACAGATCAGGCTATGCAGGATGCTATTATGGCTTGGGAGAAGTCCGGCGGCAAGAAGGTGGAGGACTGGTATCAGGACTGGTATATCAACAGCAAAGATACAGCATTCCTGGCAAAAGATATTTATGACATGATAGAAACGAAGTAA
- a CDS encoding carbohydrate ABC transporter permease: MRISKADKIFYTVNYVVLSLIALSCLLPLMHIVALSLSDTHSVASGLVTLWPVGLTLESFDLFLNGTNVIQSLKNSVTITIVGIVLSMVFTITTAYPLTKRYLIGRSYFIFGAVFTMLFTGGMIPTYLVVKELGLINTYGALWLPALISTFNLLIMKSFFENIPSEVEEAARMDGCGEWSMLFRIYLPVSLPVIAALSLFYGVGYWNLFMSVMIYMNETNKYNLTVLVQQMIQSQSLLQEMVATQTEDSIQITPEGIKATGIMVMILPMLIVYPFLQKYFVKGVMLGAVKG, from the coding sequence TTGAGAATTTCCAAAGCAGATAAAATATTTTATACGGTTAACTACGTTGTTTTGTCGCTGATTGCTCTAAGCTGCTTGCTGCCGCTTATGCACATTGTTGCGTTGTCGCTGAGCGATACGCATTCGGTCGCCTCCGGTTTGGTTACTTTGTGGCCTGTCGGATTAACGCTGGAATCGTTCGATCTGTTCTTGAATGGAACGAACGTCATCCAATCGCTCAAGAACAGCGTTACGATTACAATCGTAGGGATCGTCCTGAGCATGGTGTTCACCATTACAACCGCCTATCCATTAACGAAACGGTATTTGATTGGAAGATCCTATTTTATTTTTGGAGCTGTATTCACGATGTTGTTCACCGGAGGCATGATTCCGACCTATCTGGTCGTGAAGGAGCTTGGCCTGATTAATACGTATGGCGCATTATGGCTCCCTGCTTTAATAAGCACGTTCAACTTGTTGATTATGAAAAGCTTTTTCGAAAATATACCTTCTGAGGTGGAAGAAGCGGCGCGGATGGATGGATGTGGGGAGTGGTCGATGCTCTTTCGCATCTATCTTCCGGTATCGTTGCCGGTTATTGCAGCGCTATCCTTATTCTATGGTGTAGGATACTGGAATCTGTTCATGAGTGTCATGATCTATATGAACGAGACGAACAAATACAACCTGACCGTGCTCGTGCAGCAAATGATTCAAAGCCAATCGCTGCTGCAGGAAATGGTTGCGACACAAACGGAGGATTCGATTCAAATTACGCCGGAAGGAATTAAAGCGACAGGTATTATGGTCATGATCCTACCGATGCTGATCGTCTATCCGTTCCTCCAAAAATATTTTGTGAAAGGTGTAATGCTGGGGGCTGTTAAGGGCTGA
- a CDS encoding ABC transporter permease subunit, with protein MAILTSRRNREKWKRNIPLLAMLLPGIIFYLLFKYAPMLGLMIAFKNYNFFDGVFGSPWVGLDNFQTLFNQVQTVSIIRNTFILSILNLVLGFPMPIIIAILLNEVSKSWFKRSVQTIVYLPHFFSWVIMGGLVITLFSQESGAINYWIERLFGQTYPFLYNKESWIMVFLGSGIWKEMGFGAIVYLAALTSIDPSLYESSSLDGASKVQQIKYITIPGLMPIIILMLILSLGKILEVGFDQVYVLQNAAVAEVSNVISTYIFKVGIQGAKFSLTSAMGMFESVIGLIFVVSANYIARRFNNGLW; from the coding sequence ATGGCAATATTGACATCCAGAAGAAACCGTGAAAAATGGAAACGAAACATCCCGCTGCTTGCCATGCTGCTGCCGGGAATTATCTTTTATCTATTATTTAAATACGCTCCGATGCTTGGGCTTATGATCGCATTCAAAAATTATAATTTCTTCGATGGCGTTTTCGGCAGCCCCTGGGTCGGACTGGATAATTTTCAAACCTTGTTCAATCAGGTTCAAACCGTCAGCATTATTCGCAACACGTTTATACTGTCAATTTTGAATCTGGTCCTCGGGTTTCCAATGCCGATTATTATTGCAATTTTATTGAATGAAGTCAGTAAGTCTTGGTTCAAGCGATCTGTGCAGACGATTGTTTATTTGCCCCACTTCTTCTCATGGGTTATCATGGGCGGCCTGGTGATTACGTTGTTCTCGCAGGAGTCCGGAGCAATCAATTACTGGATTGAGCGGCTGTTCGGACAAACGTATCCCTTTCTCTACAATAAGGAATCATGGATTATGGTCTTCCTCGGATCCGGCATATGGAAGGAGATGGGCTTCGGAGCGATTGTCTACTTGGCGGCGCTTACTTCCATTGATCCGAGCCTGTACGAATCATCCAGTCTGGATGGTGCTTCCAAGGTACAGCAGATTAAATATATAACAATACCGGGTCTCATGCCGATTATAATCCTCATGCTGATTTTATCGCTCGGCAAAATTTTGGAGGTTGGATTTGACCAGGTATACGTATTGCAAAATGCCGCAGTGGCGGAAGTGTCCAATGTAATCAGCACCTATATATTCAAGGTTGGCATACAAGGTGCCAAGTTCAGCCTAACCTCGGCGATGGGGATGTTCGAGTCAGTCATTGGATTGATCTTTGTGGTCTCGGCCAACTATATAGCTCGGCGTTTCAATAATGGCTTATGGTAA
- a CDS encoding response regulator has translation MRGRLLIVEDQAIFREGLKKMITSKATGWIVAAEASNGHEAIVQIELYKPDLVLTDIRMPMMDGIGLIRHIYTHKLDTLTVILTGYKDFEYAQTAVQYGVLDYLIKPCTEDTVETMLKKAYEKWISGISKKNRQLDQKKKLQEAALREFCMGLPYDRTRLGEFFAEIQGYEALFLRVTTYFPKGKAYRPQEMSLLQFALINILEELCVADDLGKGRLVAIEADKMILFLPKAGKQIKSMTSVMRDTVYKLLGLHMSVSNAGEISTAEELGRLYRHYSSELPQLTDTKPINHSQQEQVRAIRLNLMSKIIMGFIVETQRQIQDTLEQLKRQSLEESKHTAYSMVLALRDILDKEFHSSRLPELQGARLDELQRAESAEQVCLWLQKMTDHFMAEYEEWRNRSNDGVIGKVLAYLESNYMKECILSELAARFHVNDTYLSKLFKKETGGNFSAYLTKLRMNKARLLLSNTDMKIFEIASMVGYDDPNYFTNVFRTALRMSPTEYRKNYRHINK, from the coding sequence ATGAGAGGCAGACTGCTTATAGTAGAGGATCAGGCTATATTTCGTGAAGGCTTGAAAAAAATGATAACGAGCAAAGCGACAGGCTGGATTGTGGCTGCAGAGGCATCTAACGGACATGAGGCTATCGTGCAAATAGAATTGTACAAGCCGGATCTCGTCCTTACCGATATTCGTATGCCTATGATGGACGGCATTGGGCTGATCCGACATATTTATACGCACAAGTTGGATACGCTGACTGTTATTTTGACCGGGTACAAAGACTTTGAATACGCGCAAACGGCCGTACAATATGGGGTTTTGGATTATTTGATTAAGCCTTGCACTGAAGATACGGTGGAGACGATGCTGAAGAAGGCTTATGAGAAATGGATTAGCGGCATATCGAAAAAAAACAGGCAGCTGGATCAGAAGAAGAAGCTGCAGGAGGCGGCGCTGCGTGAATTTTGCATGGGGTTGCCTTATGATCGGACTCGCCTAGGAGAGTTTTTCGCAGAGATTCAAGGCTATGAAGCGTTGTTTCTGAGAGTGACGACCTATTTCCCCAAGGGAAAAGCTTACCGGCCACAGGAGATGAGCTTATTGCAATTTGCTCTGATCAATATATTGGAGGAATTGTGTGTGGCGGATGATCTGGGCAAGGGGAGGTTGGTAGCCATTGAAGCCGATAAAATGATTCTGTTCTTGCCCAAGGCTGGGAAGCAAATCAAATCCATGACAAGCGTGATGCGAGATACGGTGTATAAGCTGCTCGGCTTGCATATGTCCGTATCAAACGCAGGCGAGATATCAACTGCGGAGGAACTCGGACGGCTTTACCGTCATTACAGCAGCGAACTGCCTCAGCTTACAGATACCAAGCCTATTAATCATAGTCAACAAGAGCAGGTAAGGGCTATTCGACTGAATCTGATGTCCAAGATCATTATGGGGTTTATTGTCGAGACGCAGCGACAAATACAAGATACATTGGAGCAACTAAAGCGGCAGTCACTGGAGGAATCCAAGCATACCGCATACTCTATGGTCTTGGCGCTGCGGGACATATTAGACAAGGAATTTCATTCTAGTCGGCTGCCCGAATTGCAGGGGGCCCGGCTGGATGAGCTGCAAAGGGCCGAGAGCGCGGAGCAGGTCTGCCTGTGGCTGCAGAAGATGACCGATCATTTCATGGCGGAGTATGAGGAATGGAGAAATCGCTCCAATGATGGTGTCATTGGCAAGGTGCTTGCTTACTTGGAGAGCAATTATATGAAGGAGTGCATTTTGTCGGAGCTGGCCGCAAGGTTTCACGTCAATGATACGTATTTGAGCAAATTGTTCAAGAAAGAAACCGGGGGGAATTTTTCGGCATACTTAACCAAGCTAAGAATGAATAAAGCAAGGCTGCTGCTGAGCAATACCGATATGAAAATATTCGAAATCGCTTCAATGGTAGGTTATGATGACCCGAATTATTTTACAAACGTATTTCGGACTGCGCTTCGGATGTCGCCAACCGAGTATCGAAAAAACTATAGACATATAAACAAGTGA
- a CDS encoding histidine kinase yields the protein MLAGISIILLLTFTLHAYLSYRSQFNIFKNELSQQFSKANEQAAARLELRVKEINRISNYVVFNPIIETTLLEMMRGEISQFEDYSQKVQMSKLLNQIKLDEPKIISLFLFDLTGKNHYVGHMQNPVNQIDSASFAVILEAVNQTIGETVWMRLSLPSVVEQSGFRSVIVASRWMNSNEAGRYGIMTMVIDETFFTELFQELISADNSEVSLLSPRKHSLYTNVSGNSVSSESLLTYSNQSIISESNGRLYLYAKHQTHDQFSLISRVSINEFFSEIRQFFKTSLFLAAISIMLSGFLIVLLTQQLLKPLTFIIKAMRSMKKGNLDSRIEVKTLDEFQMIGENFNAMADHVQQLIKEVYERRLNEQEAELKAIQAQLNPHFLYNTLNGLYWKLYLKDEKETAHLVSVLSEMMRYSLESVDQPTILAREIEMIRNYIALRLAFIDTETEFIIRIHDEVQFCSIQGLLLQPLVENLFIHAFKDFEGVQIVLISAHKSEDEKLIITIKDNGHGMSGNTIKRIRNIHKEPQASIGIQSVIKRVELVHGSPYGVEIDSAPGAGTMISLTLPFQTTGGGTVL from the coding sequence TTGTTGGCGGGAATTTCTATTATTCTTTTGTTGACTTTTACATTACATGCTTATTTGTCATACCGATCACAATTCAACATCTTTAAGAACGAGCTGAGCCAGCAGTTCTCGAAAGCAAATGAGCAAGCAGCCGCACGTTTGGAATTGCGTGTGAAGGAAATAAACCGAATTTCGAATTATGTCGTATTTAATCCGATTATCGAAACCACGCTGCTTGAAATGATGCGCGGAGAGATTAGTCAATTTGAGGATTACAGCCAAAAAGTGCAAATGTCAAAGCTGCTCAATCAGATCAAATTGGACGAACCGAAAATTATTTCTTTATTTTTATTCGATCTGACCGGGAAAAACCATTATGTCGGACATATGCAAAATCCGGTCAACCAAATAGATTCTGCGAGTTTCGCGGTCATCCTCGAGGCTGTCAATCAAACGATAGGTGAAACCGTCTGGATGAGACTGTCCTTGCCAAGCGTCGTCGAGCAAAGCGGATTCAGGTCTGTTATTGTTGCCTCGCGATGGATGAACAGCAATGAAGCAGGCCGCTACGGCATAATGACGATGGTGATCGACGAAACGTTTTTCACCGAGTTGTTCCAAGAGCTGATTAGCGCGGATAATTCGGAAGTATCTCTGCTAAGCCCAAGGAAGCATAGTCTATACACTAATGTGTCGGGAAACTCTGTTTCTTCGGAGTCACTATTGACGTATTCCAACCAGAGCATCATATCCGAAAGCAACGGCAGGCTGTACCTCTATGCGAAGCATCAAACTCATGACCAATTTTCCCTTATCAGCCGAGTATCCATTAATGAATTTTTTAGTGAAATCCGGCAATTTTTTAAGACCAGTTTATTTTTGGCGGCCATCAGTATAATGCTGAGCGGATTTCTAATCGTCTTATTGACACAACAGCTGTTGAAGCCGTTAACCTTTATTATTAAAGCGATGCGCAGTATGAAGAAAGGAAACCTGGATAGTAGAATTGAAGTGAAGACGCTTGATGAATTTCAAATGATCGGCGAAAATTTTAATGCGATGGCGGATCATGTCCAGCAATTGATCAAGGAAGTGTATGAAAGAAGGCTGAACGAGCAGGAAGCGGAGCTGAAAGCGATACAAGCGCAGCTTAATCCTCATTTCTTGTACAATACGTTAAATGGGCTGTACTGGAAGCTGTATTTGAAAGATGAGAAAGAGACTGCCCATCTGGTCTCCGTATTATCAGAGATGATGAGATATTCATTGGAAAGCGTGGACCAGCCAACGATACTAGCGAGAGAAATTGAAATGATTCGCAATTATATTGCATTGCGTCTGGCATTTATAGATACAGAGACGGAATTTATTATTCGTATCCATGATGAGGTGCAATTCTGTTCCATTCAAGGTCTGTTGCTCCAGCCGCTGGTCGAAAATTTATTTATTCATGCGTTCAAAGATTTTGAAGGCGTGCAAATTGTGCTTATTTCGGCACATAAAAGTGAAGACGAGAAGCTGATCATTACGATAAAGGATAACGGTCATGGCATGAGTGGAAATACGATCAAGAGAATAAGAAATATTCACAAAGAACCGCAAGCTTCCATTGGTATACAGAGTGTAATTAAACGAGTAGAGCTCGTGCATGGCTCTCCTTATGGGGTGGAGATCGACAGCGCTCCTGGAGCAGGCACAATGATTTCGCTCACTTTGCCATTCCAAACGACGGGAGGAGGCACAGTCCTATGA